The following proteins are encoded in a genomic region of Montipora foliosa isolate CH-2021 chromosome 8, ASM3666993v2, whole genome shotgun sequence:
- the LOC138013301 gene encoding uncharacterized protein: MTETHAGNGGTKVVDQLLIDISTGDSSVVGSQAAARDNIQTLDSGKSVSRKKSTSEPTMKTTTNRSANSTAKGQSTDVLKGLNELKDLQRQSLSSMNQMISTMTSAVETFTQARTSRKRKRDEMSESESSDQEDLNEYDLNDPGMAGNPPGDISSQVNDLLQSTESSKNCSKANEDEVLGELSKLYESEGTVSDPINAKLASLVDKMVKTSLSEEKIKEKHEKYNRPENCENLINTRVNPEIWSKVRSNTRSRDLKMQKLETSLLKSMIPIVKMSDKLLELKSTSTSASQSDVSEFLQLSLDSLALMGHSINEVNIKRRELIKPDLNDQFKQLCGSHSPVTKLLFGDDLPKSVKEISETNKVGVKVSSKPSTHYNKQQKRSNYHHGTHHQSQKPFLWKYQGPGKRSHLDPKKKGKPNQH; the protein is encoded by the coding sequence ATGACCGAAACACATGCTGGAAATGGTGGCACGAAAGTTGTCGACCAGTTACTCATCGACATCTCCACGGGAGATTCCTCTGTTGTGGGTTCACAGGCTGCCGCACGGGACAACATACAAACTTTAGACAGCGGAAAATCCGTGTCTCGAAAGAAGTCAACGAGTGAACCTACAATGAAAACAACGACAAATCGATCAGCCAACTCGACGGCCAAAGGTCAGTCGACGGATGTTTTGAAAGGCCTGAATGAACTCAAAGATCTTCAGCGCCAATCTTTGTCGTCGATGAACCAAATGATATCAACTATGACCTCGGCGGTGGAAACGTTCACTCAGGCGAGAACATCTCGCAAGAGGAAAAGGGATGAAATGAGTGAATCGGAATCCAGCGATCAAGAAGATCTCAACGAGTACGATCTCAACGATCCTGGAATGGCGGGAAACCCGCCCGGCGACATTAGTAGCCAGGTCAATGACCTTCTGCAATCAACTGAATCCTCAAAAAACTGCTCAAAAGCTAATGAGGACGAAGTTTTAGGAGAACTCTCAAAATTGTATGAGTCGGAAGGAACGGTAAGCGACCCAATAAATGCTAAATTAGCTTCGCTTGTTGACAAAATGGTCAAAACAAGCCTGtctgaggaaaaaataaaagaaaaacatgagaAATACAACAGACCAGAGAACTGTGAAAACCTGATAAATACAAGAGTAAATCCAGAAATCTGGAGCAAGGTCAGATCGAATACTAGATCTCGGGACCTGAAGATGCAAAAGCTTGAGACAAGCCTTCTGAAGAGTATGATTCCTATTGTCAAAATGTCTGACAAGTTATTGGAGTTGAAATCCACCTCCACATCTGCATCTCAAAGTGACGTATCTGAGTTTCTTCAACTCTCACTTGATTCTCTCGCTCTTATGGGACACTCTATAAATGAGGTCAATATAAAGAGGCGTGAACTTATTAAACCAGACTTGAACGATCAGTTCAAGCAACTTTGTGGCTCGCACTCGCCGGTAACAAAATTGTTATTTGGAGATGATTTGCCCAAGTCGGTAAAGGAAATATCTGAAACCAATAAAGTGGGCGTCAAGGTTTCATCAAAACCATCGACACATTACAACAAACAGCAGAAAAGATCAAACTATCATCATGGCACACACCATCAGAGTCAGAAGCCTTTTTTATGGAAATATCAAGGGCCAGGGAAGAGATCACACCTGGACCCCAAAAAGAAGGGCAAACCCAATCAACACTAA